From the Cardiocondyla obscurior isolate alpha-2009 linkage group LG08, Cobs3.1, whole genome shotgun sequence genome, the window ttttttttcaggtatTATTACTGTTGCAAGATATTCAACTCAGTCTTCTTGCTTAACATGTAATACTGGCAGTAGACAATATGAAACGACGCAaagcattaaatttataccgAAAACACTTAACATTGACTTTGGAATGCCTGCCagtggaaatttaataaaaaatattattcaaacaCCTACCATTAAGATCCCTCCATTACAAGAGCCTGTGAAGCCTTTGTCCATTCAATACGATTTTCCCATACAGGAAAAGTCTGTAGACTTACCTACAAATGGAATAATTATTGACAAACTGGCGGTGAACATGTTGAAATTAAGACGTAGAAAAATGAAGAAACATAAACGAAGAAAGCTgcagaaaaagatgaaatttaTATGGGAAAAGTTGAGGATTaagagagaacaaaaaaaggagaaaatgtTTCAGGCTGAGCTAATTGCCAAAGTTAAAGAAGCGCAAGCGTTCGACGCCAAAGAATATGTTAATGAGAGATTGACTATCTTGAATAAAACGTTTGAACCAAGGACTTTTAGAGGCGAAATTTTACCTCCTGAAATGATCAAGCAATTAAGagcaaaaaaatatgaaagaaaggaaaaattacgAAACAAACCTCGTTTAACTCTATAATTCATGTATTACggtaataaaactttatttgaataaaagaattatattccttttgtaatttatactCTGAAAGTGAAACTAATACGAAACTAAAAGATAGGCgattgaaaaacaaaataggATTAAATGAGCaacagatttattttcttataaaaaaataagtcacTTGATGCATTCACTCATCAAAACTctcatatatgtatttataacaATCGCGTTGaagcatttatttaaatatataagaaattcATGTTCATTATTATGATTTTAGGTCGCATATAAACAATGATATTTTATCTACTGCTTTACATATTTCAGATTGGTCAACAAGTCTTTTCGTATTTTCGCAAAGTACAAGTACCTCAAAATATGAAAAGACTTTTTGACTagcttattaataaatatatattgaaagATCTTATCAATTTCTGTTAAATATTAGCTATCGACGTGcaagatatttttatgaatttataaaataattctatagAACGCTCTTTGCGACTTCATATTTGCCTTACGTTAGGCTCACAACTTTCATTAGCACTGTCATACGTAGAGTACGCTTTGTAGTTTAATActacgaattaataaatagcaccactttttttatttgcatatacctcgttaattaaatcgttaaaatataaatggtttttcgcgttttacatttttatgaataaaactTTCTACCTAAGGTTTTCTatacttttgttttatcattttgttCAAATATCTCGTACGAttgagaaaaatgaaaatattaatgcctACTAGtttcgtgtaattaattattttcatgctTTGCGaacaaatacatataatgtacaACATTTTATAGATAACAATGcaatattataacattttcatcTTAAGAACTTTCGTTAACACTTGACAATTATAACGctcacatatttttttatcttgtcaGATTTGATCctgtctaaaaatattttatcgtattttttacaatatatatttgtcaCAAAGCAAACGTCAACGTTTTAAAGTACTTGCCCATTTCATTGTAAAAGTAGATAACGCTTTTAGTCGCTAGGAAGCAAATGCTTTCCACTCTCCTAACTAAAATAGATGCTTTTAGAGTAAGCGACAATTGTAAAAGATACACGATTAAGAATGGTCCTCTCTTTCACGGTAATATCTGGCCCTTTTTAATCTCTAAAACCTTTGGCTTGTTACTTATTCTGCCGGTCATCAAGGTGTTGCTCCTACCAGAGAAATAATCCTCGATCTCTTGTAACGTTTTATCTTTTGTTTCAGGGAGGCATATGTAAAAGTATATCGTACCGAACAAAGATATGCATCCGTAAATGATGAATGTACCGTGGCGGGTGAGTGTGGTGGCCAGGAAAGGATAAGTTTTAACGACCATGAAGACGAAACTGTGCCCGCACATAGTGGTTAACCCGCCCATGATACCGCGAACCTGCACCGGATAAACCTCGCCTATCATCACCCACGGGACCACCAGGAAGCCCAGGGTGCAGGTGATGATGTAAGAGAATATGCACATGACCGGGACCCACGTGGCGACTAATGGGAGGTCGTTCGTGACCCAGTGATCTTTCAACCACATGTAGCTGCCCAGTCCTAACATGGACAGCCCGCATCCGATGGACGACACCATTGTAAGCGGTCTTCGGCCGCATTTTCGGCACAGGAAGCAAGCGACGATCGTAGAGATGAGCCTGACTACGCCGAGTATCACCGCTGCCAAGTATTTGTTCATGCTCGTCCCGGAGTCCTTGAAGATCTCGACGGCGTAGAAAGTTATGACGTTCGTGCCGGACCACTGATATATCAGGAAGTACAGAAAAAGTAGAGTGAACGGTTTCAGCGCGTTGGGCTTCATTAGCGCGCACATGATCTCTCGAAACCCGGTAAGGTGCTTGATGTTGTTTTTATTCGAAAACTCAACCAGCGTTTCCATCTCACGGTTTACGTTGTAGGTGTTGCCGCGGAACTTTTGCAGCGCTTTTTTCGCCTGGTCTGGCTTGTTGCGCGATATGAGGTAGGACGGGGTCTCCGGGAAGAAGAACATCAGTAGCAGCGCGGTGAATGGTAGAATACCGCTGATGGCGGCGCAGATGTTCCATGAAAGCATGCTTCCTAGGGCATACTCTATTAGCACTCCGGTGCTAACGCCGACGCTGGAGAGCGCGGTCAGCATCCCACGTAGATGCGGTTGCGTGACCTCGCTCGTGTACACACGGGCTGGCGCGCCGACCATGCCTGATCCTAGACCAACGAAGAAACGGCCAGCGTATATCAAGCGTATGTCGACGGCGAAGGTGATCAGTAGCCACCCAAGAAGCGCTGGGATTTCCGTGATGATGAGCGAACGCTTTCTACCGAACATGTCCATCATGTAGCCGGATAGCAGGCAGCCGATCGGCGTGCCGATAGAGTACATGCTAGCTGCAACGACAAAAGCCAATTGAGATTGCGTGATATACGTAAGAATAATCTCCTTTTCGGAGATATAAAAAAGTGTCTCACCGATCCATGATTCTTCTGGCGATCCTTCCTTGATGGGAATGATGCTGTCCGGTTCCTGAAGCTGCGGTAAAGCGATGGCCGAGAAGCCGAATGCCATGCCCGTGTTGATGGTACCGAGTTGGGCGACTAGGGCGGCCACTATTTGTCTGACGGCGCTACCCCTGGGTGCTGGGCCATCCTCAGGATCGCGACCATTCGCGACGGCACCGTTCGCAGCCAGAGTCGCCCTTTCGTCATTGAGCAGCGCGGACGGTTGAATCTTTGGGAGCAGCGCAGAGTCCACCAGCGAGGTCTTCTCCGGGTCTTGCACGCTGCTAGTTTTTCTGCAAGAGACACGATTACTTTATTATGGGAACGGACGATAAAGCCTGTTATCGGACAATTATCAACTGGACGACGTACACGCGCGGATAATCAACGACGGAAAGGTAGGATTTTTGCATACCGTATTTATTACCAAGTAATTATAACGAGATCTCTCAAAGCGCAAGGTTACGTTTATGCGAATCACGTAGCGGGAAAAGAAATTGTACAAgcgctatttattaattttttttacgtagcaGAAACGTGTCGGACGTATTTAAgtaatatatacttattaaaacatagttaattatcgtattttaattgctaGGCGTATAATGACAAGTCGAGCACATTAACATGCCCGCGCCGTGACGAACCGAAAAATCCGCTCGAGCGGACAATACACGTACGATCTTTTAACGTTTGTCAAACGTCGAAATTGTTTCGAGAATACGCAAGTTCGCggcaaacatttttcttttcggcgGGTCGAGGAATCGCAAACAGAACGACATAAACACTGGTTTGTTACTATTTATCACTTCGACGGAGagataacaattattttcgttcGTCCGCAGATAACGCAAGCAAATGTCGAGCGCTTTTACAAGTATAACGCGCGGAAAGCTTTCCGCGCTGATCGACAGATAAAAAGAGATCATTTCGCGGCCGTCAATAATCGATCCTAACGAGCGTCGAACACctgcgaagaaaaaaaaaaaaaacttgtggcgtcgccgccgccggtTGCGAATTTGGCTTGGATTTGACGgtactaaaattaaatccgaCCTATATGTTTCCGCGTTTACTTTCGGGACGTTGCCTCACCGGCGCCTTCGAAATGAACCGTGGACCGATCCAGCGTGCGTGCACGCTGCAATAATCGCCAGGGAAATTGTTATTTCTCACAAAATTCCGCCGACATCTGCGACTgtagagaaaataataataaaaaaaaaaaagtaaggcagggcaaaaaa encodes:
- the LOC139105033 gene encoding facilitated trehalose transporter Tret1 isoform X2, which encodes MAEKTSSVQDPEKTSLVDSALLPKIQPSALLNDERATLAANGAVANGRDPEDGPAPRGSAVRQIVAALVAQLGTINTGMAFGFSAIALPQLQEPDSIIPIKEGSPEESWIASMYSIGTPIGCLLSGYMMDMFGRKRSLIITEIPALLGWLLITFAVDIRLIYAGRFFVGLGSGMVGAPARVYTSEVTQPHLRGMLTALSSVGVSTGVLIEYALGSMLSWNICAAISGILPFTALLLMFFFPETPSYLISRNKPDQAKKALQKFRGNTYNVNREMETLVEFSNKNNIKHLTGFREIMCALMKPNALKPFTLLFLYFLIYQWSGTNVITFYAVEIFKDSGTSMNKYLAAVILGVVRLISTIVACFLCRKCGRRPLTMVSSIGCGLSMLGLGSYMWLKDHWVTNDLPLVATWVPVMCIFSYIITCTLGFLVVPWVMIGEVYPVQVRGIMGGLTTMCGHSFVFMVVKTYPFLATTLTRHGTFIIYGCISLFGTIYFYICLPETKDKTLQEIEDYFSGRSNTLMTGRISNKPKVLEIKKGQILP
- the LOC139105033 gene encoding facilitated trehalose transporter Tret1 isoform X1 yields the protein MSRNRNYETFGGSAADVSSPPPPGKTSSVQDPEKTSLVDSALLPKIQPSALLNDERATLAANGAVANGRDPEDGPAPRGSAVRQIVAALVAQLGTINTGMAFGFSAIALPQLQEPDSIIPIKEGSPEESWIASMYSIGTPIGCLLSGYMMDMFGRKRSLIITEIPALLGWLLITFAVDIRLIYAGRFFVGLGSGMVGAPARVYTSEVTQPHLRGMLTALSSVGVSTGVLIEYALGSMLSWNICAAISGILPFTALLLMFFFPETPSYLISRNKPDQAKKALQKFRGNTYNVNREMETLVEFSNKNNIKHLTGFREIMCALMKPNALKPFTLLFLYFLIYQWSGTNVITFYAVEIFKDSGTSMNKYLAAVILGVVRLISTIVACFLCRKCGRRPLTMVSSIGCGLSMLGLGSYMWLKDHWVTNDLPLVATWVPVMCIFSYIITCTLGFLVVPWVMIGEVYPVQVRGIMGGLTTMCGHSFVFMVVKTYPFLATTLTRHGTFIIYGCISLFGTIYFYICLPETKDKTLQEIEDYFSGRSNTLMTGRISNKPKVLEIKKGQILP
- the LOC139105038 gene encoding uncharacterized protein, with product MMIDTLCGLFRKIAVSRTSIITVARYSTQSSCLTCNTGSRQYETTQSIKFIPKTLNIDFGMPASGNLIKNIIQTPTIKIPPLQEPVKPLSIQYDFPIQEKSVDLPTNGIIIDKLAVNMLKLRRRKMKKHKRRKLQKKMKFIWEKLRIKREQKKEKMFQAELIAKVKEAQAFDAKEYVNERLTILNKTFEPRTFRGEILPPEMIKQLRAKKYERKEKLRNKPRLTL